Proteins found in one Homalodisca vitripennis isolate AUS2020 chromosome 4, UT_GWSS_2.1, whole genome shotgun sequence genomic segment:
- the LOC124360730 gene encoding c-Myc-binding protein-like: MSSYRPLDSKREEFRKYLEKAGAMDALTKVLVMLYDEPEKPADALEYIRKHLGDNRPEDVEVGVLKTDLEAAITKIQTLEGEIQVLKERLEKYEPEEKHATEEEGGAPVEPTTDAEPSAEEAPAEPASATAEEPPAQ, translated from the exons CCACTTGACTCCAAAAGAGAAGAATTCCGGAAATATCTGGAAAAAGCTGGAGCAATGGATGCTTTAACTAAAGTTTTAGTTATGCTTTATGATGAACCAGAAAAACCTGCAGATGCGCTGGA atacaTAAGAAAACATTTGGGTGATAACAGACCTGAGGATGTGGAAGTAGGTGTTCTCAAAACAGATTTGGAAGCAGCCATTACAAAAATCCAGACTTTGGAAGGTGAGATCCAAGTGTTGAAAGAAAGACTTGAAAAATATGAGCCAGAAGAAAAACATGCTACGGAGGAGGAAGGTGGTGCACCAGTTGAACCTACAACTGATGCCGAACCCTCCGCAGAGGAAGCTCCAGCTGAGCCAGCATCGGCCACAGCAGAAGAACCGCCAgctcaataa